The Kryptolebias marmoratus isolate JLee-2015 linkage group LG9, ASM164957v2, whole genome shotgun sequence nucleotide sequence AGTCTCAAACCATCCTGGTTGTGATCAGAATGAAATGTGACACAGGATCAGGCTCTAAATCTATCATGGagtcaaaaaatgttaaaacaaattaaattcatcagaagtttaaaagtagaaaaggcAGGACTAGAACTTTCTTATAAAAGGCTCTAAAACATCTTCGTTAGGAAGgtttgttcaaacatttaacacttttgaaacTGTAACTTCAAACGTTTTTGTAAATGCAACTTCCTGGAACCACGCTTCAGCTTATAGGCCCCGCCCCTTTactctctgctgtgcttcagcttGGATTTAtaggccccgccccctccagGCAGGAGTAGAATAAAGACAATAGACAATAGAAAGTATTTCTATAAAGGAAACAGTGAGAAAGTAAACAACTGTCCGATACGAAAAGgtgtaaatattaaatgaaGTATTTGATGGaaagtttggatttattttaggTCACTTTTCTGCTCTGAATAACTGAATTTCTCTCTGATTTTTCTAACTAAAATCCTTCTGACTGTTGTCtgctacaggtaagatactgaatGCTGATAGTCcacaaagcttttgttttattattcagtgtAACTGTAAAGAGCTGACATTTCTATTCGGGCGACTTTAGGGACCATCATTCTCTAATAAATCACTGAACCACACAGAGAATTGAACCGTTAACCAACACAATTATTCTTTCTGCCTCATTAATATTTACCTCCAGTAAACGgaggtttcttttgttgttggtgtttttttttcctgccaagGGCAAACGGAGTAATAAAGACAGAACCACCAACTAATCCGAATCGACTGGTGGTTAACAAGTCCCCAGTTTCCGCTCTTCCCTCCAAACCTGTGATGTGCAGCAGACAAACGAGCATCATCCGGAATATTAACAATCAGGTGTCCTCGTAATGAAGATGGAGCCATGGGTTGATAAACACTGAATTCAGGTTTAACAAGGTTAATGGCCACACTCCCTCTGTTTGCACTTTGATAAAAGCTTCAGCCCAAACATATTTCTTACAGCAGCTGCTGAACGGTGAGCGGGCGGGTTTCAGCTCATCCTGACAGTTCAGTCGGTGCATAATTACCGTTAGTCCAGTCAAGATCCAAGGGCTGCTTTGGGTCCAACACAGTTTTAATGGGAACTGATCAGATTTAAGGTTTTGTCATGAgaatttttttctgacttttagaaaaaacacattttcaagaAGAACTTCAAGCAGCTTTCAGCTCTTTTTAATACCATTCAGATCTTTAATCTCCAAACCTCATCAGTGCTGCTTTAAAGTCTTTATCGCCATCATGGTTTAATGAATACGACCGTCATTCAGAACCACGATGTGCATTTTAATCACGTTAAgccactcaaacacacactttgttCACACCTCATGTACTGTTGTTGCTCCCGGGGGGGGTTGCCGTCTACAGTTGCAGGTAGGTTTGCTCCACAAATACTGTATTCTTTTCACCCGCCGATGTGCTGCGAAGGTCTCTGTCCCACAGGGGAAAATGAAATTTGAGGCTCTGATTTAGGAGTTTAACATTTACCTGCAGCTCCGAGTGAACTGTGCTTTGTCTTTCACTGACGGAGCCATGAAAAAGATCCGTTTATGAAACCGTCCCGAGTCCTGAAGaggtttctgctgcaggtcGCGTCCAGGTCGCCTCAAAAATCACAGATCCACTTCATCCTGCAGATCAGCTCTTCTTCTGATTTAAGATTCcacttttttatgcaaaattagAGACAAACGAATTTTACTAGTTTTTGTTACACTTTTTCCATCCCTTATCAGCGattcaacagaaaaaacaaagctcacaaataaataaataaataaatactttttgcTGACAGAAATGCTACAGAGGTGAAGATCATAATGAGGTCCACCATCCCAGGCTTCTCCCCATCCttaacaccacacacacacacacacacacacacacacacacacacacacagtgtgttAAACAGTCAGTTAAAATCCCATCATATTTCCCAGGAGAGGAAAATGcaactgaagaaaaataaaaattgttttggtCCAGTACAGTTGgaaagtttttaaattacagtttcAGTCTCTCACTGGAGAATCAGCGaacagatgtttgttgtttttgcagagtgaaaaaaaataaagaaatgttaacAATGTCTCAACTGATTTCAAGCAGCTCCCAAATATTTTATTCCTTTCTGCAGATTTTTGCAGCTGGATCATGATATGACAGAGTTATTGTTGAGAGCTGAATAACTTTGTTAAAActttctgaagaagctgaaactgagttgttgaagctaaaagaagctgaacattagctgaagctaaaagtagcattagacaaaaataaaaccagtgcaCTGAAGCAGAGGACAATGTTTTAAAGAGATCtcaatttatttctgtctttatttgtaaataaagttaaaggatttataaaagttacaaaaaccaaaagtcaccaatgatctgctgaatgagctgaaggttttgagaTGATTGGCTCAAATAGCTCAAAGTAGGAGCAgattgtaaaaaagaaaaacagacacaggaaacagtgtaaatgtttaatcAGGTGACTTTTTTCATGCTCATTTTGTTGCTTGTGTTTTGGCAGGAAATGCCTTTGTGGTGAGCCTGGCCCTCGCCGACTTGGTGGTTGCCATCTATCCGTACCCTCTGGTCCTGACCGCCATTTTCCACAATGGCTGGATCGCAGGCTACATCCACTGCCAGATCAGCGGTTTCCTCATGGGCCTCAGCGTCATCGGCTCCATCTTTAACATCACTGGGATCGCCATCAATCGCTACTGCTACATCTGCCACAACCTGAAATACGACAAACTGTTCTCCAACAGCAACACCATGTGCTACGTCCTGCTCGTCTGGACGCTCACCGTCCTCGCCATCGTGCCCAACTGGTTCGTGGAGTCCTTGCAGTACGACCCGCGGGTTTATTCCTGCACGTTTGCGCAGTCAGTCAGCTCGCTGTACACCATCACAGTGGTGGTGGTGCACTTCATCCTGCCCATCGCCATCGTCACCTACTGCTACCTGCGCATCTGGATCCTGGTCATTCAGGTAAGGCGGAGGGTCAAGCCGGACTCGAGGCCCAAAATCAAGCCGCACGACCTCCGCAACTTCCTGACCATGTTCGTGGTTTTCGTGCTCTTTGCTGTGTGTTGGGCGCCGCTGAATCTGATCGGCCTGGCGGTGGCGCTGGACTCCAGGCTGAGCAGGAACATACCGGAGTGGCTGTTCACAGCCAGCTACTTCATGGCCTACTTCAACAGCTGCCTCAACGCCGTCGTCTACGGCGTCCTGAACCACAACTTCAGGAAGGAGTACAAAAGGATCGTCCTGATTATCTTCAAGTTCCACTGCTGAGATGAAACGTGGGAAAAAGGTTCATTTTTAACTTCActgacaagaaaacacaaataaaaagccatgagcaacagaaaacaaaacaggactaATTAATgggggaaagaaaatgaaatgctgtgaaaagaagaaaacttaacagctggaggaggaaaagtgaaataaatgagTTATCAGTGATGCCTTCAGGGAAACTGGGACTTTAAGAGAGCCAGAAAGAGTCCAGAGTTTGGTGCAAACTTAGTAATACATTTTTTCATGACTGTCTTTGGTAACAGGGTCATGAGTTATTGTCAAAATTACAAACTTTACgtttgctttagttttaaacCAGCGTCATACTTCATTTGGATGTTGGGATATAAAAGATCTTGTGATCATGAttcattttaatgcaaaacGTGCTGCTGAATTTCTGCAGTTCTGTGAGTTTGAACAGAACAAACGGGGGCTTCTGGGGGAAATTAAGAATCGTTGAATTTAAAGACAATAAGAACACCAAAATGTAACTCAAACTCTAACGTTCACCCCCTGAGTTgacttaatttacaaaaaaactaagttttttaaAGGGACGAGCCATTTGACCAAAGATAAACTTTGACTGAAGGTGACTGTCAAACATTCACTGagccaaatttaaaaactaactaaaagaaTAACAGAGATCTGAAGTGATGAACTTCCCCTCCTGTACCTGAAGGAAACTTCATCTGAACCTACAGTTTCTCAtaataaactacaaaaatggcAGCGTTCACAGGTTTGGTTATTTTATGGTTTGGAACATCAAAACAAAGTGTGaaaattagtgtttt carries:
- the mtnr1al gene encoding melatonin receptor type 1A-like produces the protein MLNGPDPMRLVDPRHLPQLMSLEDHEPSMVEGTLEPRNSTPAGGQEGAPGQQHHAFPWVATVLAGVLITTIVVDVIGNLLVIVSVFRNRKLRKAGNAFVVSLALADLVVAIYPYPLVLTAIFHNGWIAGYIHCQISGFLMGLSVIGSIFNITGIAINRYCYICHNLKYDKLFSNSNTMCYVLLVWTLTVLAIVPNWFVESLQYDPRVYSCTFAQSVSSLYTITVVVVHFILPIAIVTYCYLRIWILVIQVRRRVKPDSRPKIKPHDLRNFLTMFVVFVLFAVCWAPLNLIGLAVALDSRLSRNIPEWLFTASYFMAYFNSCLNAVVYGVLNHNFRKEYKRIVLIIFKFHC